The genomic window AACAAGGAGCTGTCTCAGAAATGGATTCCTCAGCTCAGCACCATGGAGAAACTTGCCTCCTACTGCCTGACTGAGCCAAACCACGGGAGTGATGCCGCAAACCTCAGCACCACCGCCAAACAAGTGGGAGACAAGTTTATACTGAACGGATCAAAGGTTAGATAAAAATACTGGTATATGATTATAtttaaaggcaaaaaaaaaaaaaaatgtttttttctcagGTACTGCTAAATAAGGTCCAATTCTGTCTTActaattatgtttttatttgctTTATTGAAAAGGAAtaactgaattttttattttagatttgaaattgaaaaaaaaaaaatgaaaaaattagtttaaaatgaattattccccttttcaaatCTTGCAAGGAAATcgacaaaacaaataaataacgATTGCCCAgagtattatattttaaaatgtttgctcTAAGAAAGGaaagatttattttgtaattatttatgaGTATCCATGTTTGCGCATATGAGCATGTCATGTATTACTTGGGTACATCCATATTCGCTAGCCTAGGGTCTAAGATCTGCTTCTGTCATACAATCATGGACTCTTTGCTATAGTGAGGATGGTGTACATCTTATCAATGCATAATTTGAATGgtcatttttcaaacaaaaaaatgttctgAACTGTAATATGTTAAACGTTGTTGGCAGGCCTTTATCAGTGGAGGGGGAGACACAGATGTATACATTGTGATGTGTAGGACGGGGGAACAGGGCCCTAAAGGAATCTCCTGTATGCTGGTGGAAAAGGGGTCTCCTGGATTAGCTTTTGGCAAGAAGGAGAAAAAGGTTTGGTGTCTGGATGTTAGAAATAATTCCTCTTTGTGAAATCTGAACAGATTGCTTAAGGGAGACAACTCTTTATGATGATGTGTTTTGAGTGGGTGTTTCTCGAAATTCATTTTATACTTGGTGAAGTAAAAAATTCTTAAGcctaaatgatttaaaatgacaaaattcattaaaaaaaaattttcttgtagaattttttcaaagtattcaattttttttttaattgtctgAAGGTTGGATGGAACTCCCAGCCCACTCGAGCTGTTATATTTGAAGACTGTGAAGTTCCAGCCTCTAATCTGATAGGGGAGCTGGGGGATGGTTTCAAAATTGCCATGAGAGGACTGAATGGAGGAAGAATTAATATAGGTGGGTTCAGGAAAAGAATGCATTTGTGTATCTACATGTGTGTATCTACAGTAACAATTTTTTCGTGGaaagctgttttattttttcattaatttgaaatatatgtacatttaattgAACTTCGATATATTGAACCCTGATATCTCgcatacaatggatatgtcaaatttatttgtaagtcccaaccacttattccttaaatattttaccctcgatatctcgaatactggAATACCTCGAAGTTTTtgaacagtcccatctagtttaagataacgaagtttgactgtattcatttatatattcaGTACTTCAGcgtgaaagaaaaaataaattatatacatgtaggattccAAAAGATTGACTTAAAGTCAGTCTTTTAGAATATAAAAGTCCATATAATGCTCAGCTCTTTCATTCAAAATAATCCATAgtgaattttaaatatgttacatgtacctctttgtttagaaaaaaaaggaaGTTGAACAAGTTTATTTTCTGTTGACAGCTTCCTGTTCATTAGGAGCAGCACAATCCAGTATTGAACTCGCAAGGGATCATCTCAAAGTTCGAAAACAGTTTGGAAAGACATTGGATAGTTTTCAGGTTATTAAACTACATGTTATCAtggatgtaaattttatttttttttggggggggggggggggggagagaaaaCATGTTGGCAATGCAGACTTAGTAAACCTATCagatataataattaaaaattggtGTTTAATTAGTATGTATAACAATATTTCTATTTGTTAAAGCTATAAccaaagaggtttttttttctctctgtaGCATCTTCAATTTACCCTAGCAGACATGGCTACCAAACTAGTGACCTCTCGTAACATTGTCAGAATGGCAGCCCGAGCCCTGGATGAGGACTGGTCAGAGAAAGTGGCCCTGTGCTCCATGGCCAAGTACTTTGCAACTGAAGAATGCTCTAAGGTAGGTCCAGATTTTGGGAACATTTTTGCCCCTTTTTCCTATTTACTGTAGTTTCCTTATTTTTTGTGAGTACTTAGTTCCGCAATTCAACCGTCTTGCATCAAATTGctagaatataaaattgcaaatgccaaatttttatcCAAGTTTTCTTTAGCTTGCATCTGTCTGAAAtataaaagtgagattttagAGATATGCTACTCGCGATTTCACACAGATGTTAATCgtatttaattaggaatctacagtacataTCATTGATATCTCTTTCATACATATTTGAACTTTATTTTGTAGATCTGTAATGACGCCCTTCAACTCCACGGCGGGTATGGCTACCTCAAAGACTATGCTGTACAGCAGTACGTCCGGGACATCAGAGTCCATCAAATCTTAGAAGGTGACtaattgtacattgtatatgaaaaatattccaAGTTGTTCACATATGTATACAGATTGAATGTAGTATTTATTGAATTATGATAACTTTGTTTAGTCAATCAATGCagatatttttattctaaattgaTCTGGATTAATTGACATATCTGAGTCAAGagtcatgagagagagagagagagagagagagagagagagagagagagagattattacAAACTCTGAATATGTAACGCCAATTAATTGttcttgttttcatttcagGAACAAATGAAATCATGAGACTGTTGATATCCAGAGATTTATTAACAGATGGGGAAAGGAAATACTCTTGATGATGTCTTAATATTCTGTTGTTTTAATGCCAACATGGTTTTCTACTGAAATGACAATTATCAtctaaaaaattttcaaactggaACATTGAAGGAAACTAGAGTGTGAAGCCCCACCCCcttatgttttatttgtatgtAACTTATGAATATGGTAATTAATGCTTGAGTAAGCTCACATGCACGGTATTTGACACTTTTTTGGCAAAACAGTAGCATCtaccttgtacatgtattagaacttttatattttttaatataaaagtcCATTCACAGTATTATTGCAagtttacatgtacttgaaagtGGGTATTTTTTCTTCACCCAGTCACAACTGTtgtacatgttgttttttattcaaagaaaGTTCATGTTTTGTCACTGgaaaattttatagatttttgttTACTCCCACTAGTCTCATTGCTgctataaagttttaaaaaaagtttttattgaaatttttgaattctGTGTAATAAATTAATCATGCACTTTTTAATGTCCCTGTGTGGCTTAATTTACAAGAATTAAACCCTTCAGttcattattgttattttttgttaataaacatttatatttttactacTGACTGATTAAGTATGAAAATGCAAACTAAATGAAAACgaatttatagataaaatattttattttgcaaaacatCTTACATATGTGACtgtgatattaaataaatgtaaaacaagTTGATTTCtgtgtttttctttaattatggAATATTGCAACGTCTAGAATGTCTTTTACATCGTAagaatatagatacatgtatatttaaccttctgattttctaaaaatcattATTCAAAAAGAATTATTAAGCCTTCATTAAAATGGGTTCTCATCTTTATACAGATTATATATTCCTAAACGAAAtaggatattttgttttatttgtgttatctatcttaagaaaaaacatttaattcgAATAAACAGCACCAACCAACAAGGCAATATCTACGATTTGCTCCGTGTGCGTCGAGAATAACACGcggaaataaaatgttcatctGGTTTCAACTTTAGACTTTAGCTTTAGGTCAAACAGACGTTTGAACGTCGAAATCTGTATTATGAAAAACACTCAAGTGATTACCGTGACGTCACAAGATCCGTTGAGGGACAACTGGGCCGTGTAGTCTCGTCAAAACGCTGAGTTGCAGTGACGAGAGGTGATCTTGTGATCTTGCGAACAAAATAGATCAAAGGTAAATGAGCAGATCAACAAAATTGTTTTAGCGTTTTAGAAATTCATTTCATTAGTGGTTCACATTGATGCTCTTCACCGACAACCACTTGACATAGAAAGCACTCGTCTGCTTCATGGAAATGTTATACATGAAGAAGACGATCTTTGAATCTTTCACTGGATTGATCTGTAGTGATCTGTTACTCTCTAAGTTTGATCGATTAGTGAAACACATACTTTTCTCGCTAAGTAAGATATATATGGCAATGCATATCATTTAGTCATTGAGCTTGCTGTGGGCCAGTCGGCTTGTTTACACTGCAAAGTCAAAGTTGTAGGAAAGCATGTTTAGTGATGGAAAGGAGATTTTTAGAAGGTATTTAACATTGGGAAGACATCTTAAGAGGCAGATAACGAAGTCAATTGTAAAGGGGGAGAGACTGAATGAAgcgggggttggggggggggggggggggttacaaccactcccccctttcaatttttaGAGGAGACTACTTATTtatcttgatatttttaaaaacagtatcaaatttattttcaagCATTTGAAGGGGTCTGACATTtggtgttttcatttttttttttaggttttaaGGTTCTCCGACCCTCGATCAGcctctttttataaaaaaatgttattcgttattcaaactttacaaatgaaatgaaattcattttggtggtatccatgcattttacaaagttatcgCAAATTTGCCCATGATAAATATAGTGGaattaatacaaaatttttaaCAGGTACTATATTAGTGCATCAGTGGCTCAAAATTTCTTTACCATAACCTATATGTGGTTACTGTTGATCTCTTGGACCAACTAATCCAAGCATTTCATTGAATAACTGATCGTAATATTAACACAAGAAGGctaattaaaattttctatgTTTAACAGTTAAAGGCagatttatcatgtttatggtacaaataaaaaaaatccagatacatgtactagaataGAGTTATCCAACATGCATGGCAGAGGATCGTAGATTGTTAAAAGTATTGAAGATACTAGATAGTACCGGTAAGATAGCAAGATATCTATCACCTGGACTTAGAGAAAgaaagtgagagagagagagagagagagagagagagagagagagaatgaattATATCCATTTAGGGTGTCATGCAACAGATACATCCTTCAACAAGTTGATTACAGAAATTGTTACAGATTTATTTGTAATCTGTCAGGTGTGCTTTCGGAGTTGTCACATTAGATATATATGAAATCAATAATTTCATGCGTCGTACAGTTTCATGTATTTGTAACAATGTAATTCCCTTGTATGAACgtatttaatgttatttcattttgatgttTTCTTGATCCTTCTAGTACTGCATGTACATAACATAATCTTGTATATTATGggcaagaaataaaaaagttcatGTAATTTGTACCTATTACAGGTAGATGAATATGCATACctgtattatttgtttaaacttAGTGTATATTTGTTGACTGTCTGTCATTGTGACTGACATGTCTACCAGTACACTATCTGGTGAACGATATGTAATGGACAGATATAAAGTGTTTTCTGAACAGTTAGGgtgaataacacacctggaaaaagtaattcaaatgaacagttaattatttgattattaaagttatgatgataaataaattgtacatatatcaagtaagtgaaaaatttgcagtttggaaatacaaaatgaaatcaatatctaaaaattacaattcagtaagtaacaacaaaagccacAGGGGGATTTGAAATTGGGTTCATATGGACCACAAGCCTGACTCTTTATCCACTCGACTATGGAGTAAGTTATATGTTTGCcatcgataaaatccttttaatataacaaaatgtcgtttcgatcagaggtctaCCATTTTGAGATGATGTGTTATGTGGCACCTTagattatacatataaatattaagCAGTATGTATTCACAAGGCTGATGCACAATTCTATAGATCTGTAGACCTGTTGATCCTTTTGGTGCTTGCTGGTGGCTTGCTAACTTAGACCATCACTTTAAATTAAGTTGATtcttatttttgttgaaatttttgaCCATTTATTAATAAGGTAAAAAGgagggttttttgtttgttgtgtGATGTAAAAGGATGTCATACACAAAATGTAGTTTCTGTTAacttacgtcaatttttaaaaaaaaaatcaaactttaaacCTTTCTAATGgaacaataactttttttttctctttggctcaatattatatattacaagtTCATTGATATTGATCCGTATGATTAAGAAAGAGGCACTAAAAAAGTTAATGAGAGTAAATTTATTCTGCTCTAATTTGAAAACTGCTTTGCTGGTTTAGTTTTTAAATAGTATACATACCGGTACTTGTAATAAATGAATGCCTCTTAAAAGgtaatttatgtacatgtatattgtcaaCTTTGTTCGAGACTTGAAAAGTCACCATAGGTTGactgtaaatatttgaaattacgAAATACTTCATAAGATAAGctaaatttaaatacatatactAGAATTGGTAAGTTTAATGCATGTAGTGGGATTTAAATCCCTGAAGGTTGATCGTTATATTTGAATAATTCCCCCATGGGGCACCTCTCTCAGGTGTAATGTGTTGGACTTTGGACCCTTACCTTTTAGTGCTGTGCTAAGTTAGTAAGTTTTGATCAGTTGGCATGCAGCTACAGCCAGTGTATACATGATCTCGTGCAGAGGACAACAATAACAAACTCACGTTCTTTTGATGCAGTGAAATTAATTAACTGTATGTATGAAGTATTGAttataaagttatttttaattttattttcaattaattccTAAGGTTTTCTTGGtttttgatgggttttttttaatgcaatatgaaaatcaatatgataaaatttcttACAATGTTGAACTGATATtcaaatttgctaaaattgacAAGTGccaaaatttgagaaaaattatAAGATTCAATATGAATAAATACTTCTTGGAACCTAGGTTATCTGATGTTATACCACATTTATTTTCTTACTTTGCTACATGAAATTTATTCTGCTATGTGACTtaagttgatattttgtaaattaacTACAAATTTAGTAACGATTATTATAATTAGACAAGATATAGGTCAAATGATCATGTACTTGACTTGTTACTGTGTCATAAATGTTTACCATACAAAGCAGTCATGCTTAACAAAGCATGTCATGTTGATCAGCTGTTTATGTTTGACCTACTTATTGCCCGTCCCGTGGGGCCCCAGCTCTCCCAGCTGACTCTATCCAGGTGTAAACAAAGGGACTAAAAGTGTTTGCCTTGCTTTATTGGAGGTGTGTAGTATTTTTGAAGTAAGAACAATTAAGAGAGTGGACAATGTATGACACTGGGTCTTGTGTTGTTTCATTTGTGGTTATTAATTgacttaaaatcatttcatttaatGGGACACATGCAGGcaattttaacactttttttgtttttgttttttctctccgggtcctccggcttcttccctcaccaatgaccccctcgcgctaacatccgtgccaacgagagatattaatataaattgtagaacttgcttatcaatcgttgtaaaataaatgaagttcagtttttaacacttttttaaagaatttgaaaaattcaaatgaaatactGTTAGTGTAGCTAGAGGTAGGAGAGAGAATCTGTTCATCTAAAATATTACAACAGTTTTCTGACCAAATAATGGCAGTCCtaaacaattcattttaattacatgcttattaatgattttaattagtACTTATTCATAAAGCTGTATGGGTTGcagtatttagaaattgtggaCTTTCTCTCTTGATTAATAGCTATTGCAGCCTGACTTAAACTTTTGATATACTTAGTTATAGATCTTGTAGTTACACAGAAGGACCAAACTATGCTCAAAGTGGTAATAAATAATATGTGGAAGAGTAAACCATTTAGATAAAAACTTCTTGACTGATTGTTGTTGGAAACTGTGTTGAAAAGCAGGAATGAtatctctgagagagagagagagagagagagagagagagagagagagagagagagagagagagagagagagagagagtttaaacatttttggtgTTTGAGAAAGGGGGCTGTTAGATTGATCAGGTTATTTAGGAAATAATGCACTGGAGGATGCgttagttttattaaattatgcTCACAGTTTGAATGCTTGAGATTGCCCTAGTATGGTTGAATGCATATGAATACCAGGTAAGTGCTCTGTAAATGACGTACATCCCGgattttctaatttttagaCATTTGTTGTAGGAGTTCATTTACCGCTACTCTATTTGGTTTACATGTTGCTTTATACATTGATGTCGTAAGGAATGCATGGTTAGCCCCTTTAGTCTAAAACTTCTTCTCTTCTGATTAAGTCATTGTAAGTAAAGTAATGAGATGGATTGAGGTTTTCTCATGTTTACCATTACTGGATGTCAAAAGATCAAATATTGGAAACTGTCTACATGATGACTGCATGCATAGTCAAAATATACCAGTAATTagaattttcattcattaactTGTGTGATTAATATTGTAAGCTTTTCTGAGTATTTCACGTTGAGTGCTTCATTGCGTGCATAAATGTAAAAGTAgtagtttatcaaaatattttaaattttctttctcGGGAGGATGTACCGGTATGTAGACTATCCTGTAGCTACAGGTCAGTCTAGCCCTCTGACTACCGGTAGTTCCCATTGTAATATGTAATATACAAGGTTTACCTTTATAGTGGTATTGACTGATACATTTATCGCACATGTTGAATTAATGTGCTCTTTTGTCTCATGTTGGAAAACAAAGAGATGTTTAAACTTTGTAAACAGTGAGTTCTTGTCCTATACAATCTtatctaaaatgtttaaattaactaaattattgCAAAATCAGGTGATCTTGAAGATTTTGTAATGGCCTTGcttaattgtttattatacTGAGCAGTACACTGTTAATTGATTatatggaaaaaatatattaacttgtaattagcaaaaatattcaatttaaaaaaaaaaggagtaggataattatttaaaagaaaaagtgCTCAGTgattatataccggtacttatgAAAGTTGAAATTAAGTGAACGTTGTGAGTCCTAGGAGTGTTGACAACAAACTATATACAACTATATTTACAAGTGCTTTGAGGAGAAATACCTACATTTATCCATGTGTAGTgatatgaatttaaatatataccTGCATGGATGAATACTGATGAACATTAAATGCTGATAGacattatatattcatttacaaCCCTCTGATGTGTCACTTGCATTACCGACCTGTACCATACTTTAATATTATGTCATCATGTGTATACTTTACAGGTGTACATAACCAAAATTACCTATACATGTTAATATTATGTACTTAATTACAGGTGATAGTACCAGAGATCCCTTGCTGTCACTACTATGGCTGAAGCCCACTCGGCCGTGGCCTTCACCTTCTCGGTCACTCATGAGGGGGTCAATGTGGACGTCAACCATGAGGCCCTCAAGGCCGTCTTCAAGAGTGGTCTACGGTCCATCAAGAAGTCCATGGGGAGGATCAAGGTACTTTATTAACTTAAAAACCTGTGCAGGTAACATGCAGTGGTTGTCATGACCttaatattgattaatttaaatCAGTAGACACTGCCATCACCAGCATTGTAAATTACTCATTTAGatcttttatatttatgttgttttatttactaattaatGAAAGCAACCCTCCAgtaatttcttgaaaattgttatgtgtcatgctaaaaaaaaattgataaaatatttttgagtaGTCTGTGTTTagcttattttttttccctgcATGGCCAAACATTTGAAATCCTAAACTGCTTAGCAGCATATGGCAGTTTGTTTAACCAGGAAGTTATTTTTTTGCACATTTAACCAGTTTTAAACACTCAGAGACACAATAGAGATGCAAAAACAAGTAGAGCAGCTGCAGATGTATAAATGTAgcttataatgaaaaatattaggGAAAATGAATCAagttaaaatcatgaaaaaaggaacctttaaaaaatttcaatttttaaaaaccccAAATTCACATTTCCCCCCATCCCCACGCCAATCACCATATAAATCCATTGGTATGGGAACTTGAGAGCCGTGATCCTAATATGAGCTTTTGTTTGATGTGTATTAAACAGAACCAGATGAAGAATGGTGTGTACCCTGCATCCCCCATGAGCTGGCTGTTTGTGCTGACATTCGTGCTGGCCTTCATCCTGGCTGGAGTGGACCCTTCCTTTGGGATGATTGGCTGGATCAAGACCCACTTCCCCTGGTATGTACTCACTGGTACCAAAGTCAACGCAGGACTTGGGGGTTTTAAATCCATGGTTACTGGTATATTCATTAGCTTGACCTTCTATAAACTTTAACAACCAGACATATTTCTGTAGAGAGTCCGTATCAAACCTCATAAGCCTTTTGTTCTGTCAATACACGTGTAACAAGAACATTCCCTTTGtaaattttttgaagaaaaaattttaTCCAATGAAAAAAAGATGTTAGGGCTGCCATGTTGCTGTCTGTAAGTTGCTGCATGCTCACCATCTACAGACATAGAAGCAGGAATCATATTTTAGCCAATGACAGCACATCATTTTAATTAAGTCTCAGGCAAATCAAATAGACCAAGTCAGAATTCATTATGAGTGAAATGACAGCAATGCAACATTCTTTTTCATTGGAGTTTCTATTGCATATTTTGTAAAGATAAATGGTTGCCTGTCAGCAAATTTTcttgcattgattttttttgtcagcTCAGATAATGTATAGTTACAAAGAAATTACTCTGGAAAACAAAAGTATGTCTTAAGTAAATCAGTATCATTTATCTACCTGAATATACTGAATTGatgatcaatcaaaattaatcTGAAAAGAGGAGGGGGGTAATTCATCTTCATTTGAATGTGCATATGTACTCTTGTATAAATTGAACATATAAGAAAAAGATGAGGTCCAAAGAAGGGTACATTCCATGAAGAGTTTTTATCTGTGGTATTCAGGTTGAGTAGTGCCTCTCCATTGGTGTCCTATTATGGGAGCTGCATCGTGTTTGCTACACTGGTCTGGCTGGCCAAGGCCTTTATCTGGAAGTACACCCTACGCCTGCTCCTCAACTATCACAGCTGGATGTACGAGAGTCGCGGACCAATGTCACTCAAAACCAAACTCTGGCTGGTGGGTTTCCCATctgaattgtacatgtatatgaatttctGGTCTGTCAGGAAATATTAGATAGACTCATCTAAAACTTTGcaacagaaaaacaaattgtatgatcattgtgaATTAATGTGTAGTGCATGAACAGTTTTACTGttgaaagaattaaaaatgtacCTACATGCTTATTGTTTTGAACTCAACTCTAGCTTGTAAGATTTATTTCACTGATTGAAATTAGattttaattaatgattaatatatctttttatatgtgctcaaaattgtaaaacaaaataaagctGTGGAAACTATGCAAATAGAATGTACAGAGGTTTGTTCAACAGAGCAACTATTTGCcaaatatttctgtaaatataatgtacatgtatacatcaatTAATGTTTAACCATATTTTTCTgtcaatgtttttctttttttcatctatttatagGTAACTGTTAAACTGATGGGTGGTAGAAAACCCATGCTGATGAGTTACCAGTTCTCTCTGCCAAAGCTGTCTGTGCCAAGTATTCATGACACCATGAACAGGGTATGCATGCAGCATCTTCTTAATCATATTTCTCAAACTTGCTCTTTGATAAGCAATGTATTTTTGATGAAGTACATTTGTAGAATTTCATATTGAATTTCCTGcatgaaaacatgtacatgtaaatcttttttcttttgattgtaATATTGACTTTATGAAATGGAAATGAATTTTCTGTTATCTGCTAAGATTACCATGCTTCAGAATGAATGAAGTAAATGCA from Magallana gigas chromosome 9, xbMagGiga1.1, whole genome shotgun sequence includes these protein-coding regions:
- the LOC105328225 gene encoding isobutyryl-CoA dehydrogenase, mitochondrial; translated protein: MAAFRRTTRLLRHVLCNSRSTTIIQTRKIGEIWVDGSCINPALGLTEEQKQIQKVATDYAKNELFPNMAKWDEEEIFPVDTLKKAGELGFGAIYCREESGGTGLNRQDASVIFEALSQGCVSTTAYISIHNMCAWMIDEFGNKELSQKWIPQLSTMEKLASYCLTEPNHGSDAANLSTTAKQVGDKFILNGSKAFISGGGDTDVYIVMCRTGEQGPKGISCMLVEKGSPGLAFGKKEKKVGWNSQPTRAVIFEDCEVPASNLIGELGDGFKIAMRGLNGGRINIASCSLGAAQSSIELARDHLKVRKQFGKTLDSFQHLQFTLADMATKLVTSRNIVRMAARALDEDWSEKVALCSMAKYFATEECSKICNDALQLHGGYGYLKDYAVQQYVRDIRVHQILEGTNEIMRLLISRDLLTDGERKYS